A window from Streptomyces subrutilus encodes these proteins:
- a CDS encoding MerR family transcriptional regulator: protein MQPVPPPVTPAPPPPPPPAAPAGPPPDLPAAALSTGAVARRLGVSPTTLRSWERRYAIGPARREDGRHRRWTPQDIARLELMCRLTAQGVPPAEAARAARDDVPAAAAGPAAEGRSPGGPNALPLGEVRPECRGLARAAVRLDAPAVEELLDAALAEHGLVTAWEEVIAPTLHAVGRKWASAGERYVEVEHLLSWYVSSALRRIRPAPASGQPRTPPVLLACVPGEQHSLPMEALAAALGERGLAVRMFGPALPADALHEAVRRTGPRAVVLWAQSRTTADRTLVRSVAGIEWGLRGARGHSALFLAGPGWAGAAPDARAGRLFGLRSAVDTLDALPPGGSAP from the coding sequence GTGCAGCCCGTACCGCCGCCCGTGACCCCCGCGCCGCCGCCCCCGCCCCCGCCCGCGGCGCCCGCCGGACCGCCGCCGGACCTGCCCGCCGCCGCGCTGAGCACCGGCGCCGTCGCCCGGCGGCTGGGGGTCTCGCCCACCACGCTGCGTTCCTGGGAGCGCCGGTACGCCATCGGGCCGGCCCGCCGCGAGGACGGCCGCCACCGCCGCTGGACCCCCCAGGACATCGCCCGGCTGGAGCTGATGTGCCGGCTGACGGCGCAGGGCGTGCCCCCGGCCGAGGCCGCCCGGGCCGCACGCGACGACGTGCCCGCCGCCGCCGCCGGGCCGGCCGCCGAGGGACGCTCCCCGGGCGGGCCCAACGCGCTGCCGCTCGGAGAGGTGCGCCCCGAGTGCCGCGGGCTGGCCCGGGCCGCCGTACGGCTGGACGCGCCGGCCGTCGAGGAACTGCTCGACGCCGCCCTCGCCGAGCACGGCCTCGTCACCGCCTGGGAAGAGGTCATCGCACCGACCCTGCACGCGGTGGGGCGCAAATGGGCTTCGGCGGGCGAGCGCTACGTGGAGGTGGAACACCTGCTGTCCTGGTACGTCTCCTCCGCGTTGCGCCGGATCAGGCCCGCCCCCGCGTCCGGGCAGCCGCGCACCCCGCCCGTGCTCCTCGCCTGCGTCCCCGGCGAACAGCACAGCCTGCCGATGGAGGCACTGGCCGCGGCGCTCGGCGAACGCGGCCTGGCGGTGCGGATGTTCGGGCCCGCGCTGCCGGCCGACGCGCTGCACGAGGCCGTGCGGCGCACGGGCCCGCGCGCCGTGGTGCTGTGGGCGCAGTCCCGTACGACCGCCGACCGGACCCTGGTCCGGTCCGTCGCCGGCATCGAATGGGGACTGCGCGGCGCCCGCGGGCACTCGGCCCTGTTCCTCGCCGGCCCCGGCTGGGCCGGGGCCGCCCCGGACGCGCGCGCCGGACGGCTCTTCGGCCTCCGCTCGGCCGTGGACACCCTCGACGCCCTCCCCCCGGGCGGGTCCGCGCCCTAG
- a CDS encoding RNA polymerase sigma factor, translating to MNDEEREERIAAGFAAGDEGCTEAVYRRWRPLVHSMARRSLGDEREAEDVTQQVFLAAWRGRGGYRPGPGGLGAWLTGITRHKVADALEARTRRARAAAAAARAFPGLVPHPGTPAWPEPEPERVVDRVLVLGELARLPSAQQRVVRLAFYGDLTQSQIAARTGLPLGTVKSHMRRALHCLRQSLNGPGAVRVAPGPARARSLGAPVG from the coding sequence ATGAACGACGAGGAGCGTGAGGAACGGATCGCGGCCGGTTTCGCGGCGGGCGACGAGGGGTGCACCGAGGCGGTCTACCGTCGCTGGCGGCCGCTGGTGCACTCCATGGCGCGGCGTTCCCTCGGGGACGAGCGGGAGGCCGAGGACGTGACCCAGCAGGTGTTCCTCGCCGCCTGGCGCGGCCGGGGCGGCTACCGGCCCGGCCCCGGCGGCCTCGGGGCCTGGCTCACCGGCATCACCCGCCACAAGGTGGCCGACGCCCTGGAGGCGCGGACCCGGCGGGCCAGGGCGGCCGCCGCGGCGGCGCGCGCCTTCCCCGGGCTCGTTCCGCACCCCGGCACCCCCGCGTGGCCGGAGCCCGAACCGGAGCGCGTGGTGGACCGGGTGCTCGTGCTGGGCGAACTGGCCCGGCTGCCCTCGGCGCAGCAGCGGGTGGTGCGGCTGGCCTTCTACGGGGACCTCACCCAGTCCCAGATCGCGGCCCGCACCGGGCTGCCGCTGGGCACCGTCAAGAGCCACATGCGGCGGGCACTGCACTGCCTGCGCCAGTCCCTGAACGGGCCCGGAGCCGTCCGGGTGGCGCCGGGACCGGCCCGTGCGCGGAGCCTGGGCGCCCCCGTCGGCTGA
- a CDS encoding SDR family oxidoreductase, with the protein MTGLNCLVTGATGYIGGRLVPELLDAGHRVRCMARTPGKLRDHPWAGRAEVVAGDVSDRGSVAEALRGIDVAYYLVHALGGGSGFEDRDRTAARTFAEEARIAGVRRIVYLGGLTPTGIPVEELSPHLRSRAEVGDILLAGAVPATVLRAAVIIGSGSASFEMLRYLTERLPVMVTPSWVNTRCQPIGVRDVLRYLVAGATMPPEVDRTFDIGGPDVLTYEEMMRRYAEVAQLPRRLILRVPMLTPRLSSHWIGLVTPVPRALARPLAESLRHEVVCSEHDIARYAPDPPGSPIGFDQALELALRKVREAEVDTRWSSASLPGAPSDPLPTDPDWAGGSLYTDLRGRDVGASPEALWRVVEGIGGENGWYSFPLAWSVRGWLDRLAGGVGIRRGRRDAARLRVGDSLDFWRVEEIEPGRLLRLRAEMRLPGLAWLEMYAEPSPDDTGDARAARYRQRALFHPHGLLGHLYWWSVSPFHAVVFGGMARNIARAAERLDAETGSAPGAAPAPAATAPAGSAPPAGSAAAARGPASGGGAASGRAPAAEASDDSRPPQT; encoded by the coding sequence ATGACGGGCCTGAACTGCCTGGTCACCGGGGCCACCGGCTACATCGGCGGCCGGCTGGTGCCCGAACTCCTCGACGCCGGACACCGGGTGCGCTGCATGGCCCGCACCCCGGGCAAGCTGCGCGACCACCCGTGGGCCGGGCGGGCCGAGGTGGTGGCGGGCGACGTGAGCGACCGGGGGTCGGTCGCCGAGGCCCTGCGCGGCATCGACGTCGCCTACTACCTCGTGCACGCCCTCGGCGGCGGCTCCGGGTTCGAGGACCGCGACCGCACCGCCGCCCGGACCTTCGCCGAAGAGGCCCGGATCGCCGGCGTCCGGCGCATCGTCTACCTCGGCGGCCTCACCCCCACCGGCATCCCGGTCGAGGAGCTCTCCCCGCACCTGCGCTCCCGCGCCGAGGTGGGCGACATCCTGCTCGCCGGGGCCGTCCCGGCCACCGTCCTGCGGGCCGCCGTCATCATCGGCTCCGGGTCGGCCTCCTTCGAGATGCTGCGCTACCTCACCGAGCGGCTGCCCGTCATGGTCACCCCCAGTTGGGTCAACACCCGCTGCCAGCCCATCGGCGTCCGCGACGTCCTGCGCTACCTGGTGGCCGGTGCGACCATGCCGCCCGAGGTCGACCGGACCTTCGACATCGGCGGCCCGGACGTCCTCACCTACGAGGAGATGATGCGCCGCTACGCCGAGGTGGCTCAGCTGCCCCGGCGGCTCATCCTGCGCGTGCCGATGCTGACGCCCCGGCTGTCCAGCCACTGGATCGGCCTGGTCACCCCGGTCCCGCGGGCCCTCGCCAGGCCCCTCGCCGAATCCCTGCGCCACGAGGTGGTCTGCTCGGAGCACGACATCGCGCGGTACGCGCCCGACCCGCCCGGCTCGCCCATCGGCTTCGACCAGGCCCTCGAACTGGCCCTGCGCAAGGTGCGCGAGGCCGAGGTGGACACCCGGTGGTCCTCCGCCTCGCTGCCCGGCGCCCCGAGCGACCCGCTGCCCACCGACCCCGACTGGGCGGGCGGCAGCCTCTACACCGACCTGCGGGGCCGGGACGTGGGCGCCTCGCCCGAGGCGCTGTGGCGGGTGGTGGAGGGCATCGGCGGCGAGAACGGCTGGTACTCCTTCCCCCTGGCCTGGTCGGTGCGCGGCTGGCTCGACCGGCTCGCCGGCGGGGTCGGCATCCGGCGCGGCCGGCGCGACGCGGCCCGGCTGCGGGTGGGCGACTCCCTCGACTTCTGGCGGGTGGAGGAGATCGAACCGGGCCGGCTGCTGCGGCTGCGCGCGGAGATGCGGCTGCCGGGCCTGGCCTGGCTGGAGATGTACGCGGAACCGTCCCCGGACGACACCGGCGACGCGCGGGCGGCCCGGTACCGGCAGCGGGCGCTGTTCCACCCGCACGGGCTGCTCGGCCACCTGTACTGGTGGAGCGTGTCCCCGTTCCACGCCGTGGTCTTCGGGGGCATGGCCCGCAACATCGCCCGCGCCGCCGAACGGCTCGACGCGGAGACCGGATCCGCGCCCGGCGCCGCTCCCGCGCCCGCCGCCACCGCACCGGCGGGCAGCGCCCCACCGGCGGGCAGCGCCGCAGCCGCCCGCGGGCCCGCATCCGGTGGCGGCGCTGCATCCGGTCGGGCGCCCGCCGCCGAAGCATCCGACGACAGCCGTCCCCCACAGACTTGA
- a CDS encoding cryptochrome/photolyase family protein: MNVAVVLYTSDLRLHDHPPLRAALSSCDRVVPLFVRDRAVEAAPGFDAPNRRAFLADCLADLDSGLRERGGRLVVRSGDAVAEVAALVRETDADEVHMSAGVSAYAHAREERLRRALEAEGRRLYVHDAVITAVAPGAVRPAGSDHFSVFTPYFRRWTDLPLRPVTAAPRALHVPDAIGSEPLPARTAVSGVSPGLAAGGEVEARRLLANWLRSGITRYEDVHDDLAGDATSRLSPHLHFGTLSPTEAVHRARAAGGPGAEAFVRQLCWRDFHHQVLAARPGAAAEDYRTRQDHWRTGPAAEEETAAWKEGRTGYPVVDAAMRQLRHEGWMHNRGRLIAASFLAKTLYVDWRTGARHFLDLLVDGDLANNQLNWQWVAGTGTDTRPNRVLNPVRQALRYDPEGRYVHRWVPELAGLAAPRVHEPWRLEGAERARYDYPGPVVELADGRDRFRQGREGS; this comes from the coding sequence ATGAACGTCGCGGTGGTCCTGTACACCTCCGACCTGCGCCTGCACGACCACCCGCCGCTGCGCGCGGCCCTCTCCTCCTGCGACCGGGTGGTACCGCTCTTCGTCCGCGACCGGGCCGTCGAGGCCGCCCCCGGTTTCGACGCCCCCAACCGGCGCGCCTTCCTCGCCGACTGCCTCGCCGACCTCGACTCCGGCCTGCGCGAGCGCGGCGGCCGGCTCGTCGTGCGCTCCGGCGACGCCGTCGCCGAGGTCGCCGCCCTCGTCCGGGAGACCGACGCCGACGAGGTCCACATGTCCGCCGGCGTCAGCGCCTACGCGCACGCCCGCGAGGAGCGGCTGCGCCGGGCCCTGGAGGCGGAGGGGCGACGGCTGTACGTGCACGACGCGGTGATCACCGCCGTCGCCCCCGGAGCCGTGCGCCCCGCCGGCTCCGACCACTTCTCCGTCTTCACCCCCTACTTCCGCCGGTGGACCGACCTGCCCCTGCGCCCCGTCACCGCCGCCCCCCGCGCGCTGCACGTGCCCGATGCCATCGGCTCCGAGCCGCTGCCCGCGCGCACCGCCGTCAGCGGCGTCTCCCCGGGCCTGGCCGCCGGCGGCGAGGTCGAGGCCCGCCGCCTCCTGGCGAACTGGCTGCGCTCCGGCATCACCCGCTACGAGGACGTCCACGACGACCTGGCCGGCGACGCCACCTCCCGTCTCTCCCCGCACCTCCACTTCGGCACCCTCTCGCCCACCGAGGCCGTCCACCGCGCCCGCGCCGCCGGCGGCCCCGGCGCCGAGGCGTTCGTCCGGCAACTGTGCTGGCGCGACTTCCACCACCAGGTGCTCGCCGCCCGTCCCGGAGCCGCCGCCGAGGACTACCGGACCCGGCAGGACCACTGGCGCACCGGGCCCGCCGCCGAGGAGGAGACCGCGGCCTGGAAGGAGGGGCGCACCGGCTATCCGGTGGTCGACGCGGCCATGCGCCAGCTGCGCCACGAGGGCTGGATGCACAACCGCGGCCGCCTGATCGCGGCCAGCTTCCTCGCCAAGACCCTGTACGTCGACTGGCGCACCGGCGCCCGCCACTTCCTCGACCTGCTCGTGGACGGCGACCTCGCCAACAACCAGCTCAACTGGCAGTGGGTCGCCGGCACCGGCACCGACACCCGGCCGAACCGCGTCCTGAACCCCGTCCGCCAGGCCTTGCGCTACGACCCCGAGGGCCGGTACGTCCACCGGTGGGTGCCGGAACTCGCCGGGCTCGCCGCACCGCGCGTCCACGAGCCGTGGCGGCTGGAGGGAGCCGAACGCGCGCGGTACGACTACCCCGGCCCCGTGGTGGAGCTCGCCGACGGCCGCGACCGCTTCCGGCAGGGCCGGGAGGGTTCCTGA
- a CDS encoding histidine phosphatase family protein: MSDLLLVRHGETAWSADGRHTGRTDVPLTARGVEEAISLAPFFRDRHPALVLTSPLRRAVATAELAGLTGGVPDPDLYEWDYGGYEGITTAEIRRTAPDWSLWTDGVPPGDADHPGESAAEVGARADRVLARVAPVLAADKGNAVLVAHGHFLRVLTARYLELAPAEGRLFLLRTGTVSVLSTEHGLPVIAGWNTRP, translated from the coding sequence ATGAGCGACCTGCTGCTGGTGAGGCACGGTGAGACGGCGTGGAGCGCCGACGGGCGGCACACGGGGCGCACCGACGTCCCGTTGACCGCGCGCGGCGTCGAGGAGGCCATCTCCCTGGCCCCGTTCTTCCGCGACCGCCATCCGGCGCTGGTGCTGACGAGCCCGCTGCGCCGGGCCGTCGCCACCGCCGAGCTCGCCGGACTCACCGGGGGAGTGCCCGACCCCGACCTGTACGAGTGGGACTACGGCGGCTACGAGGGGATCACCACCGCGGAGATCCGGCGGACCGCCCCCGACTGGTCCCTGTGGACGGACGGGGTCCCGCCCGGCGACGCCGACCACCCGGGAGAGAGCGCGGCCGAGGTGGGCGCCCGCGCGGACCGGGTGCTGGCCCGCGTGGCCCCCGTGCTCGCCGCGGACAAGGGGAACGCCGTCCTCGTCGCCCACGGCCACTTCCTGCGCGTCCTCACCGCCCGCTACCTGGAACTGGCCCCGGCGGAGGGCCGGCTGTTCCTGCTCCGGACCGGGACGGTCAGCGTGCTCTCGACGGAACACGGCCTGCCGGTGATCGCGGGCTGGAACACGCGCCCCTGA
- a CDS encoding universal stress protein: MSVVLGYDESPGAERALHVALEVAAAFGEPLVLVYGAAAPGPTGEEYRAHREAVRQAGRSALAQAVRAADGAGVPSTVEVADEKPAQALLDAAARHHARVIIVGSWGDSPIRGALLGSTPHKLLHLSPVPVLCVPTEPAPADRHPS, from the coding sequence ATGTCCGTCGTCCTGGGATACGACGAATCGCCCGGCGCGGAACGGGCGCTGCACGTGGCGCTGGAGGTGGCCGCCGCCTTCGGCGAACCGCTCGTCCTCGTCTACGGAGCGGCCGCCCCCGGCCCCACCGGCGAGGAGTACCGCGCGCACCGCGAGGCCGTCCGGCAGGCCGGCCGCAGCGCCCTCGCGCAGGCCGTCCGGGCCGCCGACGGGGCCGGCGTGCCGTCGACGGTGGAGGTGGCCGACGAGAAGCCCGCCCAGGCCCTCCTCGACGCCGCCGCCCGCCACCACGCCCGCGTCATCATCGTCGGCAGCTGGGGGGACAGCCCGATCCGAGGCGCCCTGCTCGGATCCACCCCGCACAAGCTCCTGCACCTCTCGCCCGTGCCCGTGCTGTGCGTGCCCACCGAGCCCGCCCCGGCGGACCGGCACCCGTCCTGA
- a CDS encoding APC family permease, which yields MAHDDGAGAGGAGPESAPPEAGLKANAIGFLDALVIGLNSTSPAYSLAAVIGPIVALAGIYAPGVMLASFVPMLLIAAAFYYLNKVDQDCGTTFSWVTRAMGPWAGWLGGWAIAMTGVLVIGSLADVAVHFGLLAAGLDGWATDDVIRQGLTVLVILAMTAVCVIGTEMSARLQDVLILAQVFFLLVFAVVALYRVYAGTSSLDAIEPSPTWLNPFGAGGSALTGGLLLGVFIYWGWESAVNLTEEVENSATAPGKAGIWSTVVLLVTYLSVGFAVVAYAGTAFLADNATEEEAVFAVLAHEVMGGWDWMVLLAVCTSALASTQTTIIPASRTALSMARRHALPPPLAHIHPRFRTPDVSTWWVAGIAIGWYLVVNQISENALLDSLTALSLLIAFYYALTGLACAVYYRRHLFENLHNLLLIGLGPLVGAGLLTWLLVKSVQDMSDPANSADGAAWFGLGPPLVIGIAIAVAGVLVMCFWRLRDGRFWQERRSVADPDLVHGRTPAPPGP from the coding sequence ATGGCCCACGACGACGGTGCGGGCGCCGGCGGCGCCGGCCCGGAGAGCGCACCTCCCGAAGCGGGGCTGAAGGCCAACGCGATCGGCTTCCTCGACGCGCTCGTCATCGGCCTGAACTCCACGTCGCCCGCGTACTCCCTGGCGGCCGTCATCGGCCCGATCGTGGCCCTGGCCGGTATCTACGCACCGGGCGTCATGCTGGCCTCCTTCGTGCCGATGCTGCTGATCGCCGCGGCCTTCTACTACCTCAACAAGGTGGACCAGGACTGCGGCACCACCTTCTCCTGGGTCACCCGCGCCATGGGCCCCTGGGCGGGCTGGCTCGGCGGCTGGGCCATCGCGATGACCGGCGTCCTCGTCATCGGCTCCCTCGCCGACGTCGCCGTCCACTTCGGGCTGCTGGCCGCGGGGCTCGACGGCTGGGCCACCGACGACGTGATCCGGCAGGGCCTCACCGTGCTGGTCATCCTGGCCATGACCGCCGTCTGCGTCATCGGCACCGAGATGTCCGCCCGGCTGCAGGACGTCCTCATCCTCGCCCAGGTCTTCTTCCTCCTCGTCTTCGCCGTGGTGGCCCTCTACCGCGTCTACGCGGGCACCAGCTCCCTCGACGCGATCGAGCCCTCCCCGACCTGGCTCAACCCCTTCGGCGCCGGCGGCTCCGCCCTCACCGGCGGACTGCTGCTCGGCGTGTTCATCTACTGGGGCTGGGAATCGGCGGTCAACCTCACCGAAGAGGTCGAGAACTCCGCCACCGCCCCCGGCAAGGCGGGCATCTGGTCGACGGTGGTGCTGCTCGTGACCTACCTTTCCGTGGGCTTCGCCGTCGTCGCCTACGCCGGCACCGCGTTCCTCGCCGACAACGCGACCGAGGAGGAGGCGGTCTTCGCCGTCCTCGCCCACGAGGTCATGGGCGGCTGGGACTGGATGGTGCTCCTCGCGGTGTGCACCTCCGCGCTCGCCTCCACCCAGACCACGATCATCCCGGCCTCCCGCACGGCCCTGTCCATGGCCCGCCGCCACGCGCTCCCGCCGCCGCTCGCCCACATCCACCCGCGGTTCCGGACCCCCGACGTGAGCACCTGGTGGGTGGCCGGCATCGCGATCGGCTGGTACCTCGTCGTCAACCAGATCAGCGAGAACGCCCTGCTGGACTCGCTGACCGCGCTGTCCCTGCTGATCGCCTTCTACTACGCGCTCACCGGCCTGGCCTGCGCGGTCTACTACCGGCGCCACCTCTTCGAGAACCTCCACAACCTCCTGCTCATCGGCCTCGGCCCGCTGGTCGGCGCCGGGCTGCTGACCTGGCTCCTGGTGAAGTCCGTCCAGGACATGTCCGACCCGGCGAACTCGGCCGACGGCGCCGCCTGGTTCGGACTCGGGCCCCCGCTGGTCATCGGCATCGCGATCGCCGTCGCCGGCGTGCTCGTCATGTGCTTCTGGCGGCTGCGCGACGGCCGGTTCTGGCAGGAGCGGCGCAGCGTGGCCGACCCGGACCTCGTCCACGGCAGGACGCCCGCCCCACCCGGGCCCTGA
- a CDS encoding MMPL family transporter, which produces MHPSPRITRLVIPFVLLLGWLAVGGLLGPYAGKLGEVATNDQAAFLPRSAESTRVVDAQRALRQAEALPAVVVWTVPQGQRVTPAQERAATAALASLGGGEGAAGPASPALASGDGRALQGVVPLRPDLGDALPDVLDRVREAAGAVPGTTVRVAGPAATQADLGDAFAGIDGLLLGVALATVLVILLGVYRSVLLPLVVVFGAVLALGLACAIVYALADRGLVRVDGQVQGILSILVIGAATDYALLLTARFREELAERTDRFEAMRAAWRRTLGPVVASAATVALGLLALLLSDLTNNRALGPVGAIGIGCAVLAALTFLPAALVLLGRAAYWPARPKSSADGGHRVWARVAALVDRAPRRVWALTLAGLLACAAFAPALHSRGVPLDEIFVNDAPSVSAQAALGAHFPGGSGNPAVVIADADRSAEVLAAARATEGVAGAAPVGGPGAGGRVRIDATLAAAADSDAAKETVVRLRTAVHAVPGADALVGGYTAQQYDTQRTAARDRTLIVPVVLAIILVILAGLLRSLVMPLLLVATVALNFLATLGVSALVFRGVFGFTGTDASVPLYGFVFLVALGVDYNIFLMSRVREETAAHGHREGIRRGLTSTGGVITSAGVVLAATFAALGVIPLAFLVQIAFIVAFGVLLDTLVVRSLLVPALVRDLGPKSWWPGSPRDTSEAPSGSEVPVKEGAR; this is translated from the coding sequence ATGCACCCGTCCCCGCGGATCACCCGCCTGGTGATTCCGTTCGTCCTCCTGCTCGGCTGGCTGGCCGTCGGCGGGCTGCTCGGCCCGTACGCCGGCAAGCTCGGCGAGGTCGCCACCAACGACCAGGCGGCCTTCCTGCCGCGCAGCGCCGAATCCACCCGGGTGGTGGACGCCCAGCGGGCCCTGCGGCAGGCCGAGGCCCTGCCGGCCGTCGTCGTGTGGACCGTGCCGCAGGGGCAGCGGGTGACCCCCGCCCAGGAGCGGGCGGCGACCGCGGCCCTGGCCTCGCTGGGCGGCGGGGAGGGCGCCGCGGGGCCGGCGTCCCCGGCCCTGGCCTCGGGCGACGGCCGGGCCCTCCAGGGGGTGGTGCCGCTGCGGCCCGACCTGGGGGACGCGCTGCCCGACGTGCTGGACCGGGTGCGGGAGGCCGCCGGCGCCGTGCCAGGGACCACCGTGCGGGTGGCGGGTCCCGCAGCCACCCAGGCCGACCTGGGCGACGCCTTCGCCGGGATCGACGGGCTGCTGCTGGGGGTGGCGCTGGCCACCGTCCTGGTGATCCTGCTCGGGGTGTACCGCAGCGTGCTGCTGCCCCTGGTGGTCGTCTTCGGGGCGGTCCTCGCGCTCGGGCTGGCCTGCGCGATCGTCTACGCCCTGGCCGACCGCGGACTGGTGCGCGTCGACGGGCAGGTGCAGGGCATCCTGTCGATCCTGGTGATCGGCGCCGCGACGGACTACGCCCTGCTGCTGACGGCCAGGTTCCGCGAGGAACTCGCCGAGCGGACCGACCGGTTCGAGGCGATGCGGGCCGCCTGGCGCCGCACCCTCGGCCCGGTCGTCGCCAGCGCCGCCACCGTGGCCCTGGGGCTGCTGGCCCTGCTGCTGAGCGACCTGACCAACAACCGCGCCCTCGGGCCGGTCGGGGCGATCGGGATCGGCTGCGCGGTGCTCGCCGCCCTGACCTTCCTGCCCGCCGCCCTGGTCCTGCTGGGCCGCGCCGCGTACTGGCCGGCCCGGCCCAAGTCCTCGGCCGACGGCGGCCACCGGGTGTGGGCGCGGGTGGCGGCGCTGGTGGACCGGGCTCCGCGCCGGGTCTGGGCGCTGACCCTGGCCGGGCTGCTGGCCTGCGCCGCGTTCGCCCCGGCCCTGCACTCCCGGGGCGTGCCGCTCGACGAGATCTTCGTGAACGACGCCCCCTCCGTCTCCGCCCAGGCCGCGCTCGGCGCCCACTTCCCGGGCGGCTCCGGAAACCCGGCCGTGGTGATCGCCGACGCGGACCGCTCCGCCGAGGTGCTGGCCGCGGCGCGGGCCACCGAGGGCGTGGCGGGCGCGGCTCCCGTGGGCGGCCCGGGTGCGGGCGGCCGGGTGCGGATCGACGCCACCCTGGCCGCGGCCGCCGACAGCGACGCGGCGAAGGAGACGGTGGTGCGCCTGCGGACCGCCGTGCACGCGGTGCCCGGGGCCGACGCGCTGGTGGGCGGCTACACGGCCCAGCAGTACGACACCCAGCGGACCGCCGCCCGCGACCGCACGCTGATCGTGCCGGTGGTGCTCGCCATCATCCTGGTGATCCTGGCGGGCCTGCTGCGCTCGCTGGTGATGCCGCTGCTGCTGGTGGCGACGGTGGCGCTGAACTTCCTGGCCACGCTGGGCGTTTCCGCCCTCGTCTTCCGCGGGGTGTTCGGCTTCACGGGCACGGACGCCTCCGTGCCGCTGTACGGCTTCGTGTTCCTGGTGGCCCTCGGCGTGGACTACAACATCTTCCTCATGTCCCGGGTCCGGGAGGAGACCGCGGCCCACGGCCACCGCGAGGGCATCCGGCGCGGGCTGACGTCCACCGGCGGGGTGATCACCTCGGCCGGGGTGGTGCTGGCCGCGACGTTCGCCGCGCTCGGCGTGATCCCGCTGGCCTTCCTCGTGCAGATCGCCTTCATCGTGGCCTTCGGCGTGCTGCTGGACACCCTGGTGGTGCGCTCCCTGCTGGTCCCGGCGCTGGTGCGGGACCTCGGCCCGAAATCCTGGTGGCCCGGTTCGCCCCGGGACACATCCGAAGCACCCTCCGGCTCCGAAGTACCCGTGAAGGAGGGAGCACGATGA